Proteins from one Penicillium digitatum chromosome 2, complete sequence genomic window:
- a CDS encoding Extracellular metalloprotease — protein MVRHSFFQLVVLVTLFLQIRCSPFAVQKRGTCATEDPGEDFLHELGRLKSDEADPAISQARKLPIEIETWFHIVSRKSESTQVTDDMINLQLSILQQSYADSGISYRLQGVTRHVNDKWASNADDIAMKTTLRKGSYRTLNVYFQTDLQASPGQTGRAFGYRGAATNNDLTSSVLGFCTLPDPSVNASSPASHYVKDGCNVLAKTMPGGSLDLYNRGGTVIHEIGHWHGLLHTFQGESCSADDPGDHISDTPQQSTPTDGCPAQKNSCPDSPGLDAIHDFMDYSSDVCYERFTPGQGARMRSSVWSSFAATCPHRIRKVRI, from the exons ATGGTCCGTCACTCATTTTTCCAACTCGTCGTTCTTGTCACTCTTTTTCTGCAGATTCGGTGCAGCCCATTTGCTGTCCAGAAAAGAGGCACCTGTGCTACTGAAGACCCCGGTGAGGATTTCTTGCACGAGCTAGGGCGTCTCAAGTCGGATGAAGCCGATCCCGCCATCTCGCAGGCCAGGAAGCTTCCGATCGAGATTGAGACCTGGTTCCACATCGTTAGCCGCAAGTCGGAGTCTACCCAAGTCACTGAtgatatgatcaatcttCAA CTTTCTATTCTACAACAATCTTATGCAGATTCTGGCATTTCCTACCGACTGCAAGGTGTGACTCGTCATGTCAATGATAAATGGGCAAGTAACGCGGATGATATAGCAATGAAAACCACTCTGCGAAAAGGAAGCTATCGAACGTTAAACGTTTACTTCCAAACCGATCTCCAGGCCTCACCTGGACAGACAGGACGCGCCTTCGGGTACAGGGGTGCAGCCACCAATAATGACCTGACATCGAGCGTTCTTGGATTCTGCACCTTGCCTGATCCGAGTGTCAATGCTAGTAGCCCGGCTTCTCACTATGTCAAGGATGGCTGCAATGTTTTGGCCAAAACAATGCCCGGTGGCTCCTTGGATCTTTATAATCGAGGTGGAACTGTTATTCACGAGATTGGACACTGGCATGGCCTTTTGCACACATTCCAGGGGGAATCTTGTTCTGCAGATGATCCTGGCGACCACATAAGTGACACACCACAACAGTCCACCCCGACAGATGGGTGCCCTGCCCAGAAGAATTCGTGTCCGGACTCCCCTGGGCTGGATGCGATCCATGACTTCATGGATTATTCATCAGATGTATGTTATGAGCGCTTTACACCCGGACAAGGAGCGCGCATGCGAA GCTCCGTGTGGAGTTCATTCGCAGCCACATGTCCACATAGGATACGCAAGGTCAGAATCTAG
- a CDS encoding Mitochondrial carrier protein, putative: protein MNSPIASILLEPHLGELPGSSRRISRNDAATGASAAGVRALSAQIVAFYFRAPIKAFFRMRVDYMAFARAVNPRVAEGKWSLHTTTPGLLIHAVRTYGWRFIPNQVLPPLMANAGVGAVLYTSYLQGLGALHEPVSQGVKRVWPPAPPSATFAAGFIAGTIQSIVAAPLDALQVRFQTSDMLEGQYRSMWHYGHHKLKQIGLRGVFAGWSLSFMRDSLGYAVFFSSFEYIKSQSYYSFVTWYYGSLQVDRVGILSSSESSNRGVPLIKPHYALEPCFLMMAGVVASIAQQTIQHPLSRIQDLHLGRLEYLDHQASFIPSRQKMIRLYYHAYQETFKRCKRKAARAGGWPSWLFRGFIGSSLRQVPSTSAGLIIFELVRRRYANPADTVHIQSDGYDILLT from the exons ATGAATTCTCCGATAGCTTCCATTCTTCTCGAGCCTCATCTCGGTGAACTCCCAGGAAGCTCGCGAAGGATTTCTCGCAACGATGCAGCTACCGGAGCATCTGCTGCAGGCGTTCGCGCTCTCAGTGCACAGATCGTGGCCTTTTATTTCAGAGCACCGATCAAAGCTTTCTTCCGTATGCGTGTCGA TTACATG GCATTTGCAAGAGCTGTGAACCCCCGTGTCGCCGAAGGCAAATGGTCTCTGCATACGACAACCCCGGGATTATTGATCCACGCCGTTCGAACATACGGCTGGCGATTTATCCCGAATCAAGTGCTTCCACCCTTGATGGCAAATGCTGG CGTTGGTGCTGTTCTCTATACGTCCTATCTCCAGGGGTTGGGAGCCCTGCATGAACCTGTGTCGCAAGGGGTCAAGCGAGTCTGGCCCCCGGCTCCTCCATCTGCAACATTCGCAGCTGGATTTATCGCCGGCACAATTCAGTCCATTGTAGCCGCCCCGCTAGACGCCTTGCAGGTTCGGTTTCAAACCAGTGACATGCTGGAGGGTCAGTACCGGAGTATGTGGCATTATGGCCACCATAAGCTCAAACAGATTGGTCTCCGCGGGGTCTTTGCAGGCTGGAGCCTGTCCTTTATGCGGGATTCACTTGGTTATGCTGTGTTCTTTTCTTCGTTCGAATACATCAAGTCACAGTCCTACTATTCCTTTGTCACTTGGTACTATGGTTCCCTGCAAGTCGATCGTGTGGGCATCCtttcatcatccgagtctaGTAATCGCGGTGTGCCGCTCATCAAACCCCACTACGCATTGGAGCCATGTTTCCTGATGATGGCTGGTGTTGTGGCATCGATCGCTCAGCAAACCATTCAGCATCCACTAAGTAGGATTCAAGATCTTCACCTGGGTCGACTGGAATATCTGGATCACCAGGCTAGTTTCATACCCTCGCGCCAGAAGATGATACGATTATACTACCACGCCTATCAGGAGACCTTCAAGAGATGCAAGCGGAAGGCTGCCCGGGCCGGGGGCTGGCCCTCCTGGTTGTTCCGTGGGTTTATCGGGAGCTCTCTTCGCCAAGTACCTAGCACCAGTGCTGGCCTGATCATTTTTGAGCTGGTGCGCCGACGGTATGCAAATCCTGCAGACACTGTCCATATTCAAAGTGATGGATATGACATTCTTCTCACTTAA
- a CDS encoding SWIRM, with protein sequence MHRLPSVSSLMSPPETKPLESFSVSLSPFAKPRDASAHDIQLPPISADRKRTQSEVDLPSPPVTPYTGNKKSNSHVSDQIEREMGSPRDPVLFPPQDSVTDVATDEPLFGPVHPPSAEALVEEHMKSHMAIFRNKLNKPTRDEYLLALSCVPIVSTQYNRNPGAWAREERETLERQMAMMNRYRSGNYEPKLKKIAPAPVKRSGTQPRVQRSRVKRTPKSTPKQQVFDNFDPPQTPLTKPRALGSNRDDTDYHSLRDYSPPVDTLGSNAKALKADWKGQMLDLSNDPDRNNLCPAELSLASTLRLSCATYLCSKRRIFEARVRALGVGKEFRKTDAQQACKIDVNKASKLWTAYERVKYSDGTVNNDSANSTKPCLITAKYSPRLLIHTWVLSAL encoded by the exons ATGCACCGTCTCCCATCCGTTTCTAGCCTCATGTCACCCCCAGAGACCAAGCCTCTCGAGAGCTTTTCTGTCTCGCTTTCACCGTTTGCAAAGCCTCGAGATGCTTCCGCTCATGACATACAACTTCCACCCATCTCAGCTGATCGAAAGCGGACGCAGTCAGAGGTGGACCTCCCTTCGCCACCTGTAACTCCCTACACGGGGAACAAGAAGAGCAATTCCCACGTCTCGGACCAAATTGAAAGGGAAATGGGATCCCCCAGGGACCCTGTTCTTTTCCCCCCTCAGGATTCCGTTACTGACGTTGCCACGGATGAGCCGTTGTTCGGCCCCGTTCACCCACCATCTGCGGAGGCACTTGTGGAAGAGCACATGAAATCACACATGGCAATTTTTCGCAATAAGTTGAATAAACCCACACGAGATGAATATCTCCTAGCGCTCTCTTGTGTTCCCATTGTTTCAACCCAGTACAATCGAAATCCGGGTGCTTGGGCCCGAGAGGAACGGGAGACGCTGGAGCGCCAAATGGCCATGATGAACCGCTATCGCTCAGGAAACTACGAACCAAAGTTGAAGAAGATTGCTCCTGCTCCAGTTAAAAGATCAGGAACTCAACCGCGCGTGCAGCGAAGCCGGGTCAAACGTACCCCTAAATCCACACCTAAGCAGCAGGTGTTTGATAACTTCGATCCCCCCCAAACTCCGCTTACCAAACCGCGTGCCTTGGGTTCGAATCGCGATGACACCGATTATCACTCACTCAGGGACTATTCACCCCCGGTAGACACGCTAGGCAGTAATGCCAAAGCATTGAAGGCCGATTGGAAGGGGCAGATGTTAGATTTGAGCAATGACCCGGACAGAAACAATCTCTGTCCCGCCGAGCTCAGTCTAGCCTCCACCCTGAGACTTTCATGTGCGACTTACCTATGCAGCAAGCGTCGAATTTTTGAAGCTCGAGTTCGAGCTCTTGGCGTTGGCAAAGAGTTTCGCAAAACAGATGCGCAGCAGGCTTGCAAGATCGATGTCAATAAAGCCAGCAAACTTTGGACCGCTTACGAACGT GTTAAATATTCTGATGGTACCGTTAATAATGATTCCGCCAATTCAACAAAGCCC TGTCTTATTACTGCGAAATACAGCCCTCGTCTCTTAATTCATACTTGGGTGCTCTCAGCTCTCTGA
- a CDS encoding Peptidase M24, structural domain: MADEIVIDNNNFFNRLFSFYASWKADRRSGNALFGNAGSIVILMGKTDEENSFQKNNAMHFWLLGYEFPATLFVLTAEAIYVVTTAKKAKHLEPLKEGRIPVEILVTAKDPESKTKAFDKCLDIIKGAGNKVGTLPKNTASGPFADEWKRAFAELSKEVEEVDIAPALSAAFAIKDSDELVSIRNASRACSGLMSEYFVDEMSRLLDEEKKMTHKALAAKVDAKIDDGKFFNKLARLPSEFDSQQIDWAYGPVIQSGGAYDLKLTATPDNKNLEPGIILSSFGIRYKTYSSLIGRTYLVDPTKSQEANYALLLSLHEATMKEVRDGVVAKDVYNKALSLVRTKKPELEGHFVKNVGAGIGIELRDANMVLNAKNNRVLKNGMTLSITIGLTDVKDPDSKNAKNGGYSMVITDTVRVGESGPHIFTKDAGIDMDSISFYFGDEEEPEKPVKEKKEAKSGATAGRNVTRTKLRAERPTQVNEGAEARRREHQKELAAKKTKEGLDRFTGTTGDENGVAQKKFKRFESYKRDNQLPTKVKDLTVYVDLKTSTVIVPIMGRPVPFHINTIKNASKSDEGEYAYLRINFLSPGQGVGRKDDQPFEDLSAHFVRNLTLRSKDNDRLARVAQDITELRKTALRREQEKKELEDVVEQDKLVEIRNRRPVKLPDVYLRPPLDGKRVPGEVEIHQNGLRYLSPFRNEHVDVLFSNVKHLFFQPCAHELIVLIHVHLKTPIMIGKRKTKDIQFYREATEMQFDETGNRRRKHRYGDEEEFEAEQEERRRRAALDREFKAFAEKIADAGKDEGVDVDIPFREIGFTGVPNRSNVLIQPTTDALVQLTEPPFTTVTLNEIEIAHLERVQFGLKNFDMVFVFKDFRRTPVHINTIPVEALEGVKDWLDSVDIAFTEGPLNLNWTTIMKTVVSDPYGFFADGGWSFLSAESDSENGSDEEEESAFELSDSELAAGDESSEEDSEFDDDASADASEEDFSGEEESGEDWDALEEKAKRKDKETDHDDNDRGIKRKR, encoded by the exons ATGGCTGATGAGATTGTTATTGATAATAACAACTTTTTCAACCGCCTTTTTAGTTTCTATGCGTCATGGAAGGCCGACAGGCGCTCCGGCAATGCCCTCTTTGGCAATGCAGGGTCCATCGTCATTCTAATGGGCAAAACTGATGAGGAGAACTCATTCCAGAAGAATAATGCGATGCAT TTCTGGCTTTTGGGTTATGAATTCCCAGCTACACTGTTTGTTCTCACAGCTGAAGCGATTTATGTGGTCACCACAGCCAAGAAAG CGAAACATCTCGAGCCGCTGAAAGAAGGAAGGATTCCGGTCGAGATCCTGGTCACTGCCAAAGACCCAGAATCAAAGACCAAAGCGTTTGATAAATGCTTGGATATCATCAAGGGTGCAGGG AACAAAGTTGGCACTTTACCGAAAAACACCGCTTCAGGGCCCTTCGCAGATGAATGGAAACGTGCATTTGCGGAACTATCGAAAGAAGTGGAAGAGGTTGACATAGCACCTGCGCTCTCAGCTGCTTTTGCAATCAAAGATTCTGATGAATTG GTTTCAATCCGCAATGCTTCGAGAGCTTGCAGTGGCCTCATGTCAGAGTACTTCGTCGATGAGATGTCACGTTTGCTCgacgaagaaaagaagatgacACACAAGGCCCTTGCTGCAAAGGTTGATGCAAAGATTGACGATGGGAAATTCTTCAACAAGCTGGCGCGGCTGCCCTCGGAATTTGATTCTCAGCAAATCGACTGGGCCTACGGGCCTGTAATTCAAAGTGGAGGAGCCTATGATCTCAAGCTCACAGCGACTCCCGACAATAAAAACCTTGAACCTGGCATCATTTTGTCTAGCTTTGGAATCAGATACAAGACATACAGCTCGCTCATTGGGCGTACTTATTTGGTTGACCCAACCAAATCACAAGAAGCAAATTATGCCTTGCTGCTAAGTCTCCATGAAGCAACCATGAAAGAGGTTCGAGATGGTGTGGTTGCTAAGGACGTTTACAACAAGGCACTCAGCCTtgtccgtaccaagaagcCTGAGCTGGAGGGACACTTTGTCAAGAACGTTGGCGCAGGGATTGGAATCGAGCTCCGGGATGCCAACATGGTTCTCAATGCCAAGAACAATCGCGTCTTAAAAAACGGCATGACGCTGTCTATTACGATCGGACTGACTGATGTGAAGGATCCAGACTCAAAGAATGCCAAGAATGGTGGCTATTCTATGGTCATCACCGATACGGTTCGTGTCGGGGAAAGTGGGCCTCACATTTTTACCAAAGACGCCGGTATTGACATGGACTCAATCTCATTCTATTTCGGGGATGAAGAAGAACCCGAGAAGcctgtgaaggagaaaaaagaggCGAAGTCTGGCGCGACTGCTGGCAGAAACGTCACAAGAACCAAACTTCGTGCTGAAAGACCCACTCAGGTCAATGAGGGAGCTGAAGCCCGTCGTCGAGAGCATCAGAAAGAGCTGGCTGCgaaaaagacaaaggaaGGCTTGGATCGGTTCACTGGTACTACTGGAGACGAGAATGGGGTGGCACAGAAGAAATTCAAGCGCTTTGAATCTTACAAGCGCGACAACCAACTCCCTACGAAGGTCAAAGACCTTACAGTGTATGTCGACCTCAAGACTTCAACCGTGATTGTGCCTATCATGGGCCGACCAGTCCCCTTCCATATCAACACCATAAAGAACGCCAGCAAAAGCGACGAAGGGGAATACGCCTACCTGCGAATCAACTTCCTGTCTCCAGGTCAGGGTGTGGGTCGAAAGGATGACCAGCCCTTTGAGGACTTGTCAGCTCATTTCGTTCGCAACCTCACTCTCCGATCCAAGGATAATGACCGGCTTGCACGAGTTGCCCAGGATATCACTGAACTTCGCAAGACGGCATTGAGACGAGAGCAGGAGAAAAAGGAATTGGAAGATGTTGTTGAGCAGGATAAACTTGTTGAAATTAGAAACCGACGCCCAGTGAAACTCCCTGACGTATACCTCAGACCTCCCTTGGATGGAAAGCGTGTTCCGGGAGAAGTCGAGATTCATCAAAATGGTCTTCGGTACCTATCGCCCTTCCGCAATGAACATGTCGACGTGCTCTTTAGCAACGTGAAGCATCTGTTCTTCCAACCATGTGCCCATGAATTGATCGTTCTCATCCATGTGCATCTCAAGACGCCCATCATGATTGGAAAGcgaaagacaaaggatattcAATTCTATCGCGAGGCCACTGAGATGCAATTTGATGAAACAGGAAACCGTCGGCGCAAACACCGCTATGGAgacgaggaagaatttgaggCTGAACAGGAGGAAAGACGACGGAGAGCTGCGTTGGACCGCGAGTTCAAGGCCTTTGCGGAGAAGATTGCGGACGCTGGCAAGGACGAGGGGGTCGATGTCGATATTCCTTTCAGGGAAATTGGCTTTACCGGCGTCCCAAACCGGTCCAATGTCTTGATTCAGCCGACCACAGATGCCCTCGTTCAGCTCACTGAACCTCCTTTCACCACTGTCACGTTGAATGAAATCGAGATTGCCCATCTAGAGAGGGTTCAG TTTGGACTTAAAAACTTCGACATGGTCTTCGTTTTTAAGGATTTCCGCCGCACTCCTGTTCACATCAACACGATTCCTGTTGAGGCACTTGAGGGTGTTAAGGACTGGCTTGATTCTGTTGACATTGCATTCACCGAGGGTCCGCTCAACCTGAATTGGACCACGATCATGAAGACGGTCGTCAGCGATCCGTACGGCTTCTTTGCCGATGGCGGGTGGTCTTTCTTATCAGCCGAGTCGGACTCTGAGAATGGTTCagatgaggaagaggagTCGGCTTTCGAGTTGTCAGATTCGGAGCTTGCAGCTGGAGACGAGAGTTCGGAGGAAGACAGCGAATTTGATGACGACGCGAGTGCCGATGCCAGCGAGGAAGACTTCAGTGGCGAGGAGGAGAGTGGCGAGGACTGGGACGCGCTTGAGGAAAAGGCGAAACGTAAAGACAAGGAGACCGACCATGATGACAATGACCGCGGGATCAAACGCAAGCGCTAA
- a CDS encoding LEM3/CDC50 family protein, producing the protein MSQEVTRAESIEEQERARGDGDKKPKSRRPANTAFRQQRLKAWQPILTPKSVLPLFFIVGVIFAPIGGVLLWASSLVQEISIDYSDCSRQAPTDSYASVPHYSATFKSSKAISAPTWRKSINESDSGTVTCTLLFEVPNELPAPVFMYYRLTNFYQNHRRYVQSLDLNQLKGDAVSYSTIKGGTCDPLAVNTTARKPQILDPNASENDKQYYEMTTKGIAWESDKKLIKNTKYNMDDVLPPPNWVWASENGVYKEDPNLHENEAFMVWMRTAGLPSFSKLSRRNDTHGMPAAKYSIDIVDRFNVTEYDGTKSILISTRTVLGGKNPFMGIAYVVVGGICVILGALFTVAHLVRPRKLGDHTYLTWDSNQPSTAIATGRDNAP; encoded by the exons ATGTCTCAGGAGGTGACTCGTGCTGAGTCCATTGAGGAACAGGAGCGTGCAAGGGGGGATGGCGATAAGAAGCCAAAGTCTCGCCGACCAGCCA ATACTGCTTTCCGCCAGCAAAGATTGAAAGCATGGCA ACCTATCTTAACCCCTAAAAGCGTTCTACCTCTGTTTTTTATCGTCGGCGTTATCTTTGCCCCGATTGGTGGTGTTCTCCTCTGGGCAAGTTCACTA GTCCAAGAAATTTCCATCGATTACTCCGACTGCTCCAGACAGGCACCGACCGACAGCTATGCTTCCGTTCCTCATTATTCGGCGACCTTCAAGTCTTCTAAAGCCATATCAGCACCAACTTGGCGCAAGTCTATCAACGAGTCTGACTCGGGCACCGTTACTTGCACTCTTCTTTTCGAGGTTCCGAACGAGCTTCCAGCACCGGTTTTCATGTATTACCGCCTTACTAACTTTTATCAAAACCACCGCCGATATGTTCAGTCCCTCGATTTGAATCAGCTGAAAGGAGATGCGGTCTCCTACAGTACAATCAAGGGTGGCACATGTGATCCCCTAGCGGTCAATACCACGGCTCGGAAG CCCCAAATCCTAGATCCGAATGCCTCTGAGAACGACAAACAATACTACGAAATGACCACTAAAGGCATTGCGTGGGAAAGTGACAAGAAACTCATCAAAAACACAAAGTACAATATGGATGACGTACTGCCGCCACCAAACTGGGTCTGGGCCAGCGAGAACGGTGTCTACAAAGAGGATCCCAATTTACATGAAAATGAAGCCTTCATGGTTTGGATGAGAACGGCTGGTTTGCCATCGTTCAGCAAGCTCTCCCGCCGTAATGATACCCATGGCATGCCTGCTGCAAAATACTCCATCGACATTGTTGATC GCTTTAATGTCACTGAATACGATGGAACCAAGTCGATCTTGATCTCTACCCGAACAGTGCTGGGAGGTAAGAATCCGTTTATGGGAATCGCTTATGTGGTTGTTGGAGGAATCTGCGTTATTCTCGGGGCTTTGTTTACTGTCGCGCACTTGGTGCGTCCGAG AAAACTTGGCGACCACACTTATCTTACTTGGGATTCAAATCAACCGAGCACTGCTATTGCCACGGGACGGGATAATGCCCCTTAg